The stretch of DNA CAGCATGGACGCCAGCGCCGTGGCCAGCGCCAGCCCCGCGGCATCCAGCAGCGTCATCAGCCACAAAGACAACAGAATATTCGCCCCGACCGCAATCCCTGCAGTGATCGCCGGTGTTCGCGTATCCTGGAGAGAATAAAATGCCGACACGATGATACGCACTCCGGCGAAGGCCCACAACCCGACGGCATAACAGAGGAGCGCCGTCGCCGTCGCCAGCGTATCGGCCTTGGTAAACGACCCATGCTCGAATACCAGATGCACAATCGGATGCCGTAAGAGAATCAGTCCCACCATCGCCGGCAGAATGATGAAAAAAATCATTCTGAGCCCAAATCCGATCGTCGTCCGCAACTCATCCAACGCCCCACGGGAGGCCTGCGCGGAGAGCGTCGGAAGAATCGCCGTCGCGAGCGCCACACCGAAAATGCCGAGTGGAAATTGAATGAGCCGCATGCCGTAAAACAAATAGGTCGGTCCGCCGGCAAAATACGACGCCAAAATCGTGCTCACGGTGATATTGATCTGCGTCACCGACAACCCGAGCAACGATGGCACCATCAGCCACCCGATACGTCTTACGCCCGGATGGCCGGGCTGGAACCGGAAGCCGAACAACATCCCGCGGCCTTTTAAGCCCGGCAGCTGCATCGCAAATTGCGCCACCCCTCCGACCACGATGCCGATGGCCACGCCGATGATGGGCTCCGACAACCAGGGCGCAAGGAACACCATGCAGGCAATGGTGAAAATATTGAAAAAGACCGGCGAGAAGGCCGGCGCCGCAAAAGCGCGCAGCGAATTCAGAATCCCCATCGCCAAGGCGGCCAGGCTGATAAAGATCAGATAGGGAAACATCATCTGCGTCAGCAGCGTCGTCAGCGCCAGCTTGTCCGGACTCCCGTGGAAACCCGGGGCAAGAAGCCAGACAATCCCGGGCGCCGCTAGAATACCCACCAGGGTCACTGCAGTGACGATCGTCAGCAGCGTCGTGAAGGTAGCGCTGGCCAGCTCCCAGGCATCCCGCTTAGTCTTGAGGGTGTGGTATTCGGTAAAGACCGGAATAAAGGCGGCGGACATCGACCCTTCGGCAAACAGCTCTCTCAATAAATTGGGGACGCGGTACGCGACAAAGAATGCGTCGGCTGCCGGCGTGGCGCCAAAGAGTCGCGCCAACACCATGTCGCGGACAAAACCGAGGATGCGACTGGACAAGGTCGCCACGCCGATAAGGCCCGCCGCCTTGACGACGGAACGGGTTTCATCCGGAACTGGTCGAGATGGTTCAACGGACACGGCGGGATCCGACATTACTGGGGATTGTAGCGAAACTGGAGGAAGCCGTCTATTGTCCGGTAATACCCGACAGTCAGGTATCTTGGATCACCCGATCCGACAGCTCATTGGGGTTGTCGCCGGCACGTGCAGGACAGGCCTGAGCGAGCAACCTTCCGCTGGCGTCGATGCCGCAGCAGAGACCGCCTGCGAGATCGCCGACCTTCAGTCGTTCGACCACCACCGCAACAACTTCCTGCCACTGCTCGCTGGTGATCCGATCACGCAAGGATTGGTCTACCAACACAGAGACCTGCCGTTCGAGTAAGGACACCAGCAGTAGAACTCCTGTGTGCTCGCGGGTCTGCGCGAGACCATGCTGAGCAAACGCCAATTTCGCCCGCAACTGCACCTTCTGATACATCCGCTCGCGGGATGTAAAAAGTCGCAACACCGGAGGCCATGTCCCGGCCAAGGATCCGAGGACATAGGCCACCATGGTCCCCCCAAGCAACCAGAAGGCATTCGCGGCATGCCACCCCCAAGGAAGCCAGGCGGTTTCAATCGTCAGCAGCGCCGTCAGAACAAGGACCGCGCTCAATAATCCGGCCCGATGCTGTGCCTCGCGATACACACCGGATCGCCCGACGATCATCGGCACAATTTCAGCACTGGTTCGTTGCTCGGCCGCCTGCACGGCCGCCTCGACCCGCGCTCGCTCCTCATCCGTCAGCACCGGCCCTCTACCAGTCGCCACTGGCGCCTCCTCCTCCGAAATCGCCGCCACCGCCGGAAAAGCCGCCTGATCCTCCGAACGATCCGCCGAAACCGCCACCGCCCCAGCCGCCTTGTTGTGTGCTGAACCAGGTGCCATCGAATGGACTGCCATTTCTCCGCCGTCCCGGCCCAGGTCCCTGCCCCACCCCACTCAGCAGACCGACCAGAACTAGGCTCACGGCCCCGGCAATCAAAGCCGGTGTCACCCATGGGGCAGCGAGAAACGAAAGGCCTCCCCCGACAACAGGCCCCACCACCCGATTGGCGCGCGAGAAGAAGAGACCGACGACGATTCCCAGGATCACCGCGAAGGCAACATTGGCAAAGGTATCACTCGAAGAAGGAGTAGCGGCCGGATGTTCGGGTGCACTGTAGGTCCCTTCAATCGTACGCAAGATGGCTTGGACCCCGGCAGTGACGCCGGCCGGAACATCGCCGGCTCGAAATCGGGGGACAATCTCGTTTCGGATAATCTGGGCCGACCGCGCATCGGTCAGCATCCCTTCAAGCCCGTAGCCGACTTCCAGACGAATGTGTCGATCCTTGATCGACACGAGAAGCAAGACGCCGTTGTCGGACCCCTTGCGGCCCAACTTCCACGCAGTGGCCACTCGATGGGAAAAGTCAAACAGCGGCTCGCCCTCCAACGATGGAATGATGAGGACCGCCACCTGATTGGACGTCTTGGCTTCGTGCGCCGCCAGATCGGCGGTGAGTCGCTCGACTACGGCCGGCGGGAGGACATGCGCCTGATCCACGATGCGACCACTGAGCGGCGGCACATCCAGCGCTACGGCTGGAAGGCTGGCCACCCCTGTGAGCCACAGCCATCCGACGAGGAGCCCCCACCCTGCTCGGCCCATCATCCGCATCGCAATCGTTCCCTGCCTCACGAGATCGACGTTAGAACTTCACTTCCGGTGGCTTGGCAACCGCCTTTTCGTCGGCCACGGTAAAATTAGCCTTCTCATCCAGATGCAGAAGGAACTTGGCCGTGAGATTCGTGGGGAAAAAACGAACCATCTTATTGAATTCCGCAACCTTGTCGATATACCGCTTGCGGGCCACGGTGATGCGATTCTCCGTGCCTTCGAGTTGGCTCTGCAGATCACGGAAGCCCTGATCCGCCTTGAGGTTGGGATAATTCTCGGCCAAGGCAAGCAACCGCCCCAACGCACTCGACAGCCCCTGTTGCGCCTCTTGGAATTTTTTGAACGCGGCTTCGTCCTTGAGCAACTCCGGCGTCACTTGAATGCTGGTGGCCTTCGCACGAGCCGCCACAACGCTTTCCAGCGTATCTTTCTCGTGCGCGGCATATCCCTTCACCGTATTCACCAGATTCGGAATCAAATCAGCCCGCCTCTGGTACTGGTTGATCACCTCGCTCCAAGCCGCCTTGGTATCCTCATCAAGACCTTGCAAGTCGTTATAGCCGCAGCCGGAGAGGATAAGGATTGCAGCAAACAGCACGACTCCGCTCATTGAACGCATCAGTGACATCACCATACTTTCCTCCTTCGCGCTGGCTTTCACAGGCCATGCATCTTCAAGACCTAAGGCTTTCACCCGAGAAGTCAATCGTTGACGTAAATTGCGGGTATCGATCGCTGCACAAGCTTGCTATACTCACCTCGTATCGCTCATTACGGCTCAATGGAAACCGGCATGGCACTCGATCGTTCCACCAATACCCCTGGAGGATTCCAGGTCCGACACCGCTCTCTGGGAGTGTTTCAGGGCAGTTCCATCGGCCTAGCCTTTTGGCATCCATCATCACATATGCCCGAGTACGGCCTTTGTCGATTTGCTACCGAAGCCAACGCCCAAGAGTATGTCGATTTCCTGTCCTCACCCGCCTGCACTGAACCCTTGAACCCTGAAGACCTCCTCGTGGAACCCTTCGACCATTCCGAACACGACCGCCTCCTGATCGAGTATCCCCAGGCTTCCGCCTGGGAAACACCACTCTAACAGAAACGCCGAACAAAACGCCGCCTCCGCACGAGGGCCTTTATTCGCTCAGGCCAAGGCCGACATGCGGTGATTCGTGCGACGCGACCTGCAGTGGCTCGCGCGCGAGCTGGTGCGACTGCCAAAGAAATTAGGTGGAGGGACTCACGTCGACAGATTCGGTCTTGGCGTGTACGAATGTAAGGAGGCGTTTGTTGTCTTGTGCCGATCGGAGAAACTTGAACACAATACCGCGCGAGCTCACGGAACGCACCATCGCGGCGACTTCGAGCGGAGTCTGCTCATTCTCAATCGCGATCTGAAGATAAAAAATATCGTCCACATGCACCGGCGTCTGGCTCTCGATAATGCACCCGCCCATCGAAATATCCAACACCGTTCCTTCGCCCCGCACCTTTCCGCCTGAAAACGACAAGAAGAGGTGAACAGGAATCCGCAGGTGCTGACGGCGATCAAGCATCTGCGCCGGATAGCTGCGTCCTAGCCGAAAGGCCTGAAAACGGAAACTACAGGACTGACAATGAAACGGGGCAATGCAGGCGAGCGCCTGCACCCGTTCTCTCAACGTAGTGCAGCGCGACCGAAATACATTGTGTTCGCCACACTGCGGGCAAATTAGGGGCAGAGCCATGTGAATGATCGGCGCCTCTCACCGTTGCTTACGTTGATGCACCATCGTCTGTACGCCTGTGCCGGACTGTTCAGACAACACTTATACTCATGACTGACACCACACAGACCCACAGTCATGCCGTGGACTAGCGGATGCACAACGTCACTTCAATCGATAAAGGATGGGTGGCATTCTGTCAAGAAACTCGGCGGTTCCGTCCGGAATGCAGGGGGCTTGTCAGATTTTCTGTGTGTGAGGCGGGTTCGCTTCACGCCACACTTGGATTGAACCGCTCTGCATACAGGATGGGGAATTGATTCATCGCCGCCTTCCAGTCCCGCGTCGCCCGGCTCCAGCCGGCAGTAATGTTGCGCAGAGCCAGCCACAGCAATTGGGGGCAGCCCGGTGGATTTCTTCATCGCGGAGCCTCTCTGCCCGGCGTTCCGGAAAGCGCTCAGCAGAAAAGGCTCAAAGGGAACGCTCGTCTGCCTCTAACAAATCGGCGGCGGCGAGCCGGTCTGTAATCGATTGCCGCAGGGCGGCCAATTCGTTGAGCAGGTGGCGAATCGAGAGCGCTAGATCAGGGACTGGATCGCGGTGCTCAAACTTCAACGCGGCTTGTTCGAGCATCAGCGCGAGTGCCCGCGGGGTCGATGCTCCGAGCATCGCGCAGTTTCCGCCGAGCACATGTAACTGCTTTGCGGCGGCCGACCAGCACGACTCGGCGACGGCTTGTTCCAGCAAGCGGGAGCATTTGAGGGAGTCCTGAAGCAGGGCATTGAGGTACGAGATGTACTTCTCCTCTTTGCCGGGAATCAATCCCATCGCCTCCGCGAGGTTCAGGCCGGGCACGTTGCCGAGGGCTGCCACGAAAGCCGCCGCTCTCTTCGCCCGACTCTGCTCCCCTTCAGGTGCTGCTCCGGATGCAAGGCTCGTGGGTTGCGGCTGCTGGGGCGCGTGCTGGGGTGTGAGCCACTGGACCATGATGTTCCATAAGCCGGCTGGCTGAAACGGTTTGGTCACGAGATCGTTCATGCCGGTCTGGAGACACTGCCGTCGTGTGTCCGGCAGCGCATAGGCCGTGATGGCAATGATGGGCAACTGCGCCCACTCGGGGCGGCTGCGGATCTGTGTCGTCGCGGTGAACCCATCCATGATGGGCATTTGCCAATCCATTAACACTACGGCGTACGGGTCCTGTTCGCTGGCCGCCAGTTCAAGCCGGACGAGCGCTTTTTCGCCGTTCTCCGCCGTATCGACTCTCAAGCCGGCATGCTCGAGCAATCCAACGGCGACTTCGCGGATCAGCGGCGCATCGTCCACGACCAAGATTCGCGCTCCGCGAAATGGCGTCAGTTGGGCGAGTGCTTCGGCATCCTCGAGGGCCTGCGGCGCATAGTCCTCGTGTTGCACATGTCCGAGACGAGCCGCGACCGCCTCCAGCAATTGAAAGGACAGCACCGGCTTTGTCATGCGGTGTGGGAAATCTGCTGCCAGGCCGGCGACAGCCGTATTACGATGCGGGAGCAGCAGCAGTGTTCGGTCCGCCCCCACGCGTTTCATGTGCCGTTCCCAGCGTAACAGCTCATACGTGACCGGTCCTGATGAGGGGTAGGAGATGATCAGCACATCTGGCGGTGGGCCCTGCGCGTCCAGGATCGCGAGCGCCTCTTGATCCGATCGCAGAGCCGTGACCGCCATGCCCCATTCACTCAGGTTGTTGGCCAGGGACTCGCGAACTGCGTCATGCGGCTCTACCAACAGCACCGAGTGGCCGCGCACGGCATCGGTTAATGCGCTTCTGGTGGCGTCGGGTCCCACCTCACAGGGGACCGTCAGCCAGAAGGTGGATCCTTGCCCAGGCACGCTGTGGACGCCACAGCTGCCGCCCATGAGTGTCGCATAGCGCTTGCTAATGGCTAAGCCTAAGCCGGTGGTGCCCATACGACGGGGCAGGTCGACGTTGAGTTGTTGGTAGTCTTGGAACAGCGTGCTGTGCAGGGCGGGGTCGATGCCTGATCCGGTATCGCGCACGGCAAATCGCATGAGGACGCGATGGTCCTCGCGGCTGTCGACCGACACGGAGACTTCGATTTCGCCCCGGTCTGTATGGCGCAAGGCATTCGTGAGGTAGTTCAGCAGCACCTGGCTGATACGCAGGGCATCTCCCACGAGACCGCGTGGTACCGCCTGGTCGATCCGCCAGAGGAGTGCGAGCTGTTTCATGGTCGCGCGGTCGATCGTCTGGTCGACGAGAATCCGGAAAACTTGGTCGAGAAGAAACTCTGTCCGCTCGGCGGGGATTTTCCCCGATTCGAGCTGGGAAAAGTTGAGAATCTCATCCAGGATTTTCATCAGATGATGACTGGAATGCTGAATCTTTTTGAGGCTGCTACGCAACCGGTCCGGGGTATTTTCACAGGCGGCCAGATCGACCATGCCGATGATGGCGCTCATGGGCGTACGAATCTCATGGCTCATATGAGCGAGAAAGTCCATCTTGGCCTGTGCAATTTTTTCCGTGGCGTCTCGCGCCGCCAGTAAGGCCTGTTCCCGTTTATGCAGCTGGTCGTTGGCCTCCAAGAGGGCGACGGTCCGTTCCTGCACCCGTTGTTCGAGATGCGTATACAGCTCTGCGTTTTCAATGGCATTGGCGGCTTGGATGCCCAGCCAGGTGAGCACTTCCTGTCGGGCGGGCCAGGAG from Nitrospira sp. encodes:
- the murJ gene encoding murein biosynthesis integral membrane protein MurJ, whose product is MSVEPSRPVPDETRSVVKAAGLIGVATLSSRILGFVRDMVLARLFGATPAADAFFVAYRVPNLLRELFAEGSMSAAFIPVFTEYHTLKTKRDAWELASATFTTLLTIVTAVTLVGILAAPGIVWLLAPGFHGSPDKLALTTLLTQMMFPYLIFISLAALAMGILNSLRAFAAPAFSPVFFNIFTIACMVFLAPWLSEPIIGVAIGIVVGGVAQFAMQLPGLKGRGMLFGFRFQPGHPGVRRIGWLMVPSLLGLSVTQINITVSTILASYFAGGPTYLFYGMRLIQFPLGIFGVALATAILPTLSAQASRGALDELRTTIGFGLRMIFFIILPAMVGLILLRHPIVHLVFEHGSFTKADTLATATALLCYAVGLWAFAGVRIIVSAFYSLQDTRTPAITAGIAVGANILLSLWLMTLLDAAGLALATALASMLNGSILVAVLHRRLGRVDWGSIVRSACRVLGACIPVTAMCLWVASASLWDQDGAWVLKSAVLFGGIGASVIGYLGVHIMLGSEELDVVLGMVKRKFGRVAKKFGAA
- a CDS encoding TPM domain-containing protein; translation: MRMMGRAGWGLLVGWLWLTGVASLPAVALDVPPLSGRIVDQAHVLPPAVVERLTADLAAHEAKTSNQVAVLIIPSLEGEPLFDFSHRVATAWKLGRKGSDNGVLLLVSIKDRHIRLEVGYGLEGMLTDARSAQIIRNEIVPRFRAGDVPAGVTAGVQAILRTIEGTYSAPEHPAATPSSSDTFANVAFAVILGIVVGLFFSRANRVVGPVVGGGLSFLAAPWVTPALIAGAVSLVLVGLLSGVGQGPGPGRRRNGSPFDGTWFSTQQGGWGGGGFGGSFGGSGGFSGGGGDFGGGGASGDW
- a CDS encoding PilZ domain-containing protein; protein product: MALPLICPQCGEHNVFRSRCTTLRERVQALACIAPFHCQSCSFRFQAFRLGRSYPAQMLDRRQHLRIPVHLFLSFSGGKVRGEGTVLDISMGGCIIESQTPVHVDDIFYLQIAIENEQTPLEVAAMVRSVSSRGIVFKFLRSAQDNKRLLTFVHAKTESVDVSPST
- a CDS encoding TPM domain-containing protein, which codes for MATGRGPVLTDEERARVEAAVQAAEQRTSAEIVPMIVGRSGVYREAQHRAGLLSAVLVLTALLTIETAWLPWGWHAANAFWLLGGTMVAYVLGSLAGTWPPVLRLFTSRERMYQKVQLRAKLAFAQHGLAQTREHTGVLLLVSLLERQVSVLVDQSLRDRITSEQWQEVVAVVVERLKVGDLAGGLCCGIDASGRLLAQACPARAGDNPNELSDRVIQDT
- a CDS encoding LemA family protein: MVMSLMRSMSGVVLFAAILILSGCGYNDLQGLDEDTKAAWSEVINQYQRRADLIPNLVNTVKGYAAHEKDTLESVVAARAKATSIQVTPELLKDEAAFKKFQEAQQGLSSALGRLLALAENYPNLKADQGFRDLQSQLEGTENRITVARKRYIDKVAEFNKMVRFFPTNLTAKFLLHLDEKANFTVADEKAVAKPPEVKF